The Ictalurus punctatus breed USDA103 chromosome 6, Coco_2.0, whole genome shotgun sequence DNA segment ggagcagagagagagagaaagagagcgctTCATATCTGCAAGCACTGAGACACGCTTCCCTTCTTTAGCAACTAGTCCTGTACAGTAACTACTTTTTGTTGGAcgatatattgtcccagaaataattaCCATTAAACGATGTTGTTGTCATAATATAACAGTATAATAATGCAAGTAGACCCTTTCAAAGAATAATGAACTTTCAATTCATTAGGAATATTCAGACATTGGAATTCTGATGAAAACGTCCTTTAAATTTTAGTCAATATTCCATCGTGTcgtattgattcattttaatcAATTCTACTCTGACGAAAATGCCATCGAATATTACTCACCGGCATTTTAGCTGCAAAatttaaaccaaatattcacacatttcgTATAATCAACTTAAACATATATCAACAAAAACGTGGGAAAATTCGAATCTTCAATCCGACGAATATTCGAAGTTCAGATTTTAATTGCACCGCACTCGAGCAGACGAGAGCGGGAACGGCCAAAATGTCGGTGATATTCGTTTTTACATAAAGACGATAGCTGACATCGTGGTCGTGTCCAACAAATAACACAAACcgagctaaataaataaagaattgtgATGTTCCTGATCGATTAATAGTAAGTTCTTTACTCGTTTCAGTATCATTGTGGATTCCTGTGCCAAAAACACCTTTTACTCGTTCTAATACTCATTCTGGAAAACCCTGTATCGAGGCATCCTTCCTCAGGAGGATATTATGGCGTGCGCTACTCATGTCCACGCAGTGTCCTCTGTATGTATGAATCACACCGAGTGTTTCTCTCCAACAGCACATCAGTATTAATCGCAACATAATAAGAGATTTTTTATCAAGactttggtttgtttttgcctTGTATTACGTTATACTGCCTTTATAACAGTCCTCTTACTTTGCTTTGAAATTGTCTCTTTATGTTCAtgtcaaataaaaatcttgttCCTCGACCGAAAGTTGTTCctttgattttgattttgagTCACACTTTGCGTATTCTGAGTGAACATCCACTCCAcgatgttatttattaaagcaaaaaagttatccaataccaactgggcctgtgtgaaaatgtatttgcccctgtagttaatAATTCCCCAACTCTATGAAAGTGCATCGATAAtggtgttcagctggactagacacaaccaggtctgattactgcaaaccctgttcaatcacatctacacttcaatagaactttctcaacagcatgaagttggttaaaaggtcttactcagtaacacactatgccaaagttgaaagaaattcaacaagctgattgaaatacatcagtctgggaagggttacaaagctatttcaaaggctctgggactcgggagaaccacagtgagagccgttatctccaaatggaaaaactcattAGTGAattagtgaaccttcccagaagtgtccgaccttccaaaattcctccaagagcacagcgatgactcatccaggaagtcacaaaagagccaaagacaacatcaacggtcctacaggcctctcttacatcaataaaggtcactgttcatgactccactatcagaaagacactgggccaAAATGGCCTCCATGGAAGACTGGTGTGGttaaaaccactgctaacccagaagaacattacagctcgtctgaattttagccaaaacacaccttgatgatccacaaacatttcgggagaatgttctgtggactgatgagtcgaaagtggaactgtttagaagacagcggtcccattacatctggagtaaaccaaacaccgaattccacaaaaagatcatcatacctacggtcaagcatatttttttgataaacctgtgtttttttaaacatttttttaaacaaaagatcaaaaggttcaacaattttatatatatatatatatatatatatatatatatatatatatatatatatatatatatatatatatatatatatatatatatatatatgaaatattagATAAGTAGATAGTATTAGGATTAGAGGTGAATTGTGTTTCTTATATGATGAAGAGTGGATATGAACgtagcctctctctctctctctctttctctctctctctcagttacaTTAATTCAGCACTACTTGGAAACGAAACTGGGTTCATTAACGTTTCTGGCACATCACTTCCgcattaccaaaaaaaacccaaccaaaCACGTCACTCCTGCGGGTTCCATCCAGAATGTACCAAGACGAAGAGTAGGGGTAGGGGACTCTCACGAAGGCTATACTGACAGCAAACTTATTTTCACtgatttgtgtttttaatccacatatttaaacattttaccaGCTAAAGTTTTATCATTTCACTAGCATGGCACTAACTCCTGCTTTaagtttttttgtcttttgtttttttgttgcagtTTCGGCGTCGCGCCTACTTTATGCACACCCCTCTGGGTGAACGCAATGGTTCATTCCAAGCTCTGTCGTCAGAAAGAGACTTGCTGgtctctggtgtgtgtgtgtgtgtgtgtgtggtcgcTCTTAGCTCTTAGCAGTagctttagtttttatttagttaacGCTTCACTATTTTATAAACACTTAAATATTTCATCTGAATCACCAAAATCATGTCTACTCCTGCTAGACGGCGACTCATGAGGGATTTCAAACGGTGAGATTTCGGTGTTTTAAAGAAGAAAAGCCGGTTCGGAGGTCTCCGGCTAATACAGCGTTATTTTAATACTCGACCACCTGTATTCAGACAAATCCCGCCTTTCTCTGTGGTGATTGGTTAGTCACAAAAGCGCAGCGCCAATCGGGAGCTCGTATATGACGTTGTAGCTAATCCCGAGGCAGGAGGCGGGGCTCGCCGGAATAGAGTTGGGCTGGAGGTATTTGCGAAAGCTAGCTATTTGGCAAACATCGTAAACATTCAGAAGAGTGAATTATATTGTCctttatgttatatttatataatgttcTCAGGGTGAGTGGACAGATCTGTTATATATAGTGTGATGATAACGGAACcgtgagctagctagctggttagTTAAAACTTCACCCTAGTTAGCATTAAAACTTCGTGTGAACACAGAGTTTGGGTTCAATTCGGTTTAATATAAACACTGAATCAACCTCTGAGGCTAGATTTCGACTCTTGGTGAACTTAACGAACATGTTCTTTGATATTTAGTGTTATGTTGGTGTTATTTTGATTGAATTATGtgatcaaatgtgtgtgtgtgtgtgtgtgtgtgtgtgtgtgtgtgtgtgtgtgtgtgtgtgttcaggctcCAGGAGGATCCTCCAGCTGGTGTGAGTGGAGCTCCATCTGAGAACAACATCATGGTGTGGAACGCCGTCATATTTGGGTACGAGATACCAGACGAAGTTCTGGTTATAAATCATGATTATGATGATTacatggttctctctctctctcacacacatacacacatagcCATGTACTTGGTCTGAGAGATAAAAGAGCATCTCCTGTCCCGAGcaattcctcctcttcctccgtGGTCGAACAAATCGCATCAGAATCAAACCGTTCGTCTTTCTACGAGAACCTTTTCTGAAAACGTGTGTAAAGGTTTGCGCGTAAGCCAATAGTTGTACAAAAAGTGCAAAGCGTATTCCTGATGCGGCTCATTTGCATATAGTGACGCCCACagaactccataaaaggcaaagcgcACAGAGAGCTGGGAGCGTGAGATGAGCAATCCGGgaaaagactgaaaaacagAAGTGGAAGCCATTTTAACTCACTTCCACACCATTAACAATATTCAATAatctaatcataataataataataataaagcagtgATAAATCCTGTGTCAGATGAGGTGTTTGTTTACGGGTGTTTATCGTGTCGTTATCAGCTGAGAGAGCAGATGTGAGGAAACGTGGATCGGGTCGACTGTAACAGACAGAAATGGATTTTAATCGGTATTTGGGGAATGTTAGAAACCGAAACGTACAAAATACGAAGCTCACAGGTTCATAAGCGCTCTGATTAGCACACCTGGCTCGTTTTTGTTGGGACTAGTTTGTTGAGACAGGTCAGGTGTGATCGGTACTTAGCTACGGCGGattcatgatgttaaaaatatttaacaaaacGTTTAGTGGAGAAAAATATTAACAtaacttttgttgttgttgttataaatacCCGGGAAGGGTTTGTGGTGTTTTTGTCATTTCTCGTTAAGGTTTTATtatctaaaacaaacacacgacCTACAAAACTCTACAAAATGAACAGATCTAATAATTCACTTTTCTTCatctggttttgtttgtttgacccACAGCCCTGAGGGAACGCCTTTTGAGGACGGTGAGTGTTGTACGTCCAGATGTGTAGGATTTACAGTAGAGTTTATAAACCGAATTTATCATAAGAAAAGtgaatatggtgtgtgtgtgtaggtacgttCAAGCTGACGGTGGAGTTTACAGAAGAATATCCCAACAAACCTCCGACAGTGAGATTCGTCTCCAAGATGTTCCACCCGAACGGTGAGGTAAACCTCCGTCCTGAGggggttttacacacacacacacacacacacacacacacacacacacacacacacacacacacacacacacacacacacacacacacacacacacacacacacacacacacacacacacacacacacacacacacacacacacacacacacacacacacacactctctctctcactctcactctctaccaTGGTGGATAGTGAACTCCATCATCACCAGACGTCCATTTTGAGACCGTGTACGGTTAGAGAGACTGTGTAATATTTACACTTTAATAAACAGACACTTGAAGTTGGTGTGGAAATAATCAGCAGCAACATCTGGAACATCTGTGTAGCGTTtaaacactgactgtgtgaagTACTACAGAGCAAACTCGCACTGTTTTACTTCATGTATCTTCTTTGTATGTCTCTATATATCTAAGTCTATTTgtgtatctctctatctgtgtctctgtctcatgtctctctctctgtctgtgtctctctttctgtctgtgtctctctttctgtctgtgtctctctctctgtctgtgtctctctctctgtctcctgtctctctctctgtctcctgtctctctttctatgtctctctctgtctcctgtgtctctctgtctgtctctctctgtctcctgtctctctctgtctcctgtctctctctgtctcctgtctctctctgtctcctgtctctctgtcttctgtgtctctctctctgtctcctgtgtctctatctgtgtctctctctgcctcctgtgtctctctatctgtgtctctctctgtctcctgtctcctgtgtctctctgtgtctctatctgtgtctctctgtctcctgtctctctctctgtctcctgtgtctctgtctcctgtctctctctctgtctcctgtgtctctgtctcgtgtctctctccctgtgtctttCTCGttacctgtgtctctctctgtctcctgtgtgtctctgtgtctcctgtgtctctctgtctctgtctctctctgtctgtgtctcctgtctctctctgtgtctctctgattctgtctctctctgtctgtgtctcctgtctctctctgtgtctcggtctcctgtctctctctgtctcctgtgtctctctctctgtgtctctctgtctcctgtctctctctgtctcctgtgtgtctctgtctcctgtgtctctatctgtctctctccctgtgtctttCTCGTtacctgtgtctctctgtctcctgtgtctctctctgtctctgtctcctgtctctctctctgtctcctgtgtctctgtctcctgtctctctctctctgtctcctgtctctctgtctcctgtctctctgtctcctgtctctctgtctcctgtctctctgtctcctgtgtgtctctctctctgtctcctgtgtctctctctgtctcctgtgtctctctctctctgtctcctgtgtctctccctgtctcctgtgtctctctctctctctctgtctcctgtgtctctctgtctgtctcatgtgtctcctgtctctctctgtctcctgtgtgtctgtctcctgtgtctctatctgtctccctctctctctgtctcctgtgtctctctccctgtgtctctctctgtgtctttctcgtTAACTCTCTGTGTTGCTCTCCATCTGTCTTCcctctttgtctctttttttgtttgtggttttattttagttattaatttaattaatacgGTAAAAACTATGTAACAGATGAATGATTTGAATGGTTTATTCTGTAACGTGTGTTGTTTAATAAGACATCAgtataaatctgtgtgtgtgtaatcagtgtATGCAGACGGAAGTATTTGCCTGGACATCCTTCAGAATCGTTGGAGTCCAACGTACGACGTGTCCTCCATCCTGACCTCCATTCAGGTGTGTATTTACTTACTTCATAAGTGACGTCTCCAACATGGgagcgaacacacacacaccagtctgaGGCCAGCGCAGATAATCAGAGCGTTACTCCTCCTACAGTCTCTTCTAGACGAACCGAACCCCAACAGTCCGGCCAACAGCCAGGCGGCTCAGCTGTACCAGGAGAACAAGCGCGAGTACGAGAAGCGGGTTTCGGCCATCGTGGAGCAGAGCTGGAGAGATAGTTgaccccccaaacacacacatcctctttAACACTCACCTCCCGTTTCTGTCTCTGTTTAGCGGAGAAGAAatatttactctttttttttggggtttgtttttaaGTTTTTTATGCACTTTACTTATCGTACAGGATCGTGGTTTTGTGTTTCTCGTGCACGATCAAGTGAGAAAACCCTGCACGTCTCTCCCTCCCACCACCATTCTCGTTCTAATCTGATCATGAGGAGTTTACCCTCCTAGTGCTGTATTCTGAATAAAAACTCACGCCATGTCAGTATTTCAGGatgatatatattatatatactgtttTTCCCCCTGGTCTTTGGTGTTGTACGCTATTCTGTGCATGAATGCCTGCATATGTACCTGTGTGTTCCAGCAAGCTTGTATATAAGACCCATGATGGATTATATATGTACAGATTTTGCACTGGTTGTCAGTCATCTTTTCCAGCACTTGTAAAtaatggaaattaaaaaaaaaaaaaaaaaacacaaggggtgcgccatttttttttgtggtttcgGAGATGTGCGAGTTTCAGAGCCTTGTTATCATGAACAACAACGGAAAAAGTTCTCTTTCAACTTTACACCACACAGAACCATGAACAAGAGGCTATGTCTCAAATCACTACGTATTTGACTGACAAAAGGGAAACGACGTTACCGCTTGAACTAAGAATGCGATATATAAAGAGTAACATGCTCTGTGTAACCATAAACGGATAAAATGTAAGCAGTGCcgttctttaataataaaaatgtctcAACGCAAGTGCGAACAGGAAGCTGACATTACATGGGAGAATAAACGGATAAAAGCTACGACTCAAGTTGTACGTTTTGTGCACCGAGCCGCTTCAAACATCCCAGACCATCCAAAATGTTCACTCtaggagtgatttttttttttttaaataaaaaaaaaaacaaaacaaaacattttgttgtAAAGTCCATCCTGTGGTGCCCTGTCATGGCTCCGCCCCTTGTCCTTCCTCTGTGTAGAACAGGCCGAGTCTGCAAAGTATTAAAAGCGCACTACGTGTTGACTTTCTTGGCGTGAAGAAAGCATTCTGACTAAAAACATGTACCCTGGGTGACGAtgtctcacacacgcacatagCGAATCCACAAAATCGTATTCATATGAAAACAGAACAGGTGAAATACATGATGCGTAGAATTCTGACTTTATTGTAACTGTGGTGCTGAATATGATGTGAAGTGAAATACAGAAGAAATATCTATGAAACAGTAATATTGTGTACATTAAGAGTTCTGAGAGTCATGCATAACACAATACAACTGGATTCAAATGTAGAAACCTTAAAGAACAACtccagtcgtgtgtgtgtgttgatcagGAATGAgaatttttctctctctctctctctctctctctctctctctatagcgatgaaaaataaatccaaacgTATTATAAAGAAGTCCAAAGGCAGCCTCTAAACACCgccaataaacatttaaaatacgTGACTCAAACTCGTTACTCTAACGGTAACACAGTCGGGGTTAAAAACCAACCAAGAGAACGTCGCGAACATCGAACGACTGCTTCTTTAATCTTCCTACCCGCTTATTTACAtcatattttctaatgaacttaAGCAGTTCTGTTTTTTCAAAGAAGTGCCGATAGCTGATTAATAAAATGTTGTTTAAGTATAAAATTATACAAATAACACTATGATAACCTTTCAAAATGCTCACCGAAACAAACTcgatttttgtttaaaagtcaCCGTATGTCCACATTAATAAGCGATTAcatgtgggtgtggcctgtccaGCATTATGTATTTACTTATTATAAGTTCAGATGAGAAAAGTGACTAGCTACACAGCTTCAAAAGCTAACTAGTTAAACGCAAGTGCACTAACCGGTGTAGAACTCGGCTTCGTCCTAGCTTCCTTCTCGGATTAGATTAGAAAAGCGAAGCGAACTAGCCTAATTCGAATGTCAGTTGTTGGTGAAATTTAAAACTTAATTATAATGAAAGGAAACATAGGGATTTTTGTCCATAATaaaatctctcacacacccactagACGTATTGGACAGAGTTAGAGAAGGGGGGGTACTGATAATAAAGCTGGTGTTTTCCTTTAATGCTTCTTCTTCATTTCCTCCAAAGTATAAAATGAACCAAACACCATGTATTGACTCTTATTGAAaaggcactgtgtgtgtgtgtgtgagagagagaaagagagagactatCTGTTATAGGCTCGCTCCTTTTTAGGCCTCTCGAGGGTTTTGTCCATAGTCTTCTCGTTGTCTCCTCTGCACTTCGGACAGTACCACTTTCCCTTGGGCTTGTGGTGCAGATCGACACAGGAGAAGTGGAACCACTCGATGGGGCACTTGTCGTTATCGCAGCAGATCATCTCTCCGTAGGAGACCTGCTCGCACAGGCAGTACGTGGGCTCGTTCGGGTCGATAGGAAGGTCGGTCGGAGACGCTTCTCTCTCTTGCTTCGCTTTTgacctctttttctttttcgtcGATGACGTCGATGACGTCCTGGCCTTCTTCTCTTTCGGGGTGACGACGCTCACCGTGTCGTCACTGTGCTCCAAACCGTAATTGTTGTTGTCCCGGTTTTCTGATCCGCTCTTTTGCCGCCGTGAGCGTTTCCCGCTCACTTTATCACACGACCCTGGCGTCTCCTCCCGCTTTCTTTCAGCCCCCGTTTTGGCCAGAGACATCAGTGGCGTGGGCAGCGGCGTCACGTTTACTGGCGTCACGGCAGGGGAAGCGATGCTCCCGACGGACACGGTGCTCTCCGGAGAACTCTGAGAAGCCTGGAAAAGCTCCACCTGCCACTCAAACTGACGAGTGCGGTTCTCCACAAGCTCCACCATCTGCCCTGCGATCTGGAGCTTCTCGTCTCCAAGCTCTTGGGTACGGATCAGAGAGCGCTGGATGTGCTGGAGGAGACGCCGCCTCTGGACCGGATCAGATTCCTGCTTGTGCTTCTCATAAACGTCAGTCAGCTCCCTCAGGATCTCTGCAAACAGGACAATACAACAAATTACGTTCCGTAAGACAGAAGCGGGACAAATCGTACCCCCCAATACATGAAGGACAAAAAAAGATCTATCAAACTATCAAATGACTCAAAAATTTacagttttcatgtttttaaactCGGGTGTATgacctgtttttgttgttgttgtttttgcttctttaaagagaaatgtaaataaaaatattttataaaaacaacTTGCATGTCATCTCTAAACTTTAGAGACGTTAGAGAACAAACGTAGTGAACTTGATAATCCATTTTTTCAACGTATTCTACCTTAAAAAACGACTGTTATGTTCGAATATCTCACAAAACGTAACAATACGCATTTTCGTgcttttatgtttataatttatatatataaaacttttgttaaatttttataacaataaaaactTCGCTAGCTGCTAGCATAGCTAGACAGTAATGTATACGAGCTCTCTAATAGCCAACtacaatatttaatgttttgctAATGCTAAAGCTAATTACGCTAATTACGCGTTAGCTTGTTAGCATTCTTTTCCTCAGTAATAACGGAGAAAAGGCAGAATTAGATGTGCGCGTGGCAATTACAACTTGTTGCTATGACGACGAATAACGGCCATACAAATGAATTATAAGCCAGCGAGATAGACTTCTGAAGAATGTTAGCTCGGTTTTGCGCTAACTTCTACCAACTAAAGCTAAACTTTTAACTTGTAATTTGAACATACTTCCAAAATAATCGCATGGAAAATACACTTATATGTAGATTTACTTTGAGAGAACATTAAACCTAGCTAATTAGCTAggtttaaaataatgatttatttacctAGCACAGAAAGATTGATCCGCTTAGCATGCTAATTATGGACATGCTAACCAAGCTAATAACGTCAGTGCGGAAAAAACCGTGATGTTTAGCAGTGCAACTACGAATTATATAAACGATAGAATTCATTTTTATAAGtgtaaatttgtttaaataacGTTAACGCATTTTCTCTAACATTAacggttaataataataataacaataataaacaataacgTTAACCATGATTTAGCTACAATATAAATGTACTATAATTAGAACAAAAACAGATATTAAGTTGTAAAAGGTTTATTCCCTCCTCTAACATACAGGGCATTACctaatctgtttttgtttattttcaggggttttgtttatttgcagcTTAGCCGCTGCTTCGGGGGGAAACATGACCACGTGGTTAGATCCGAGCGCTCTATAAAGGTTTGATGTTCCATGTTAATAAACCAACCTTGATATTTCGCGTCTATTTCCCTCATTACAGAAACATATCTCTGTAGGTCCAGAGGTAACGACTCCACCAGCTCCAGGTATTCCTCCACGTAACTGGAGAGCACATGCACCGACTCTCCGTTTGCAGCAGGGTTTAGCATGCTGATCtaactttctttatttctttcttttctgcatTTACTTCCTCAGTCCAGGGTCAATTCGGGGACTGTAATGTGCTGCTCCACGTCTCCAACTTCTGCTCAAGAGTAAAAGTTCCCTGCCCGGGGTTGTTTTCCTGCAGAGCCGCTGCTTGTGTTGTTTTCACGCTGCTGGGGGAACCGATTCATCAGCGAACCGAATCTTTAAATGACTCTTACAGGTGAGTCGATCGCGGGAGTCGATTCTTTAAAGTATTTCCATCTAAtcgatttttacatttatttttaaagtgcatacactttcagaaataaaggtatCAAACTAAGTTACTTCTTTTGCATCTTTAATATGTATGTAGCTACTCCCTGGGAAGGctgttttaagaaaaatataagAAATCACCCCTTCACCACTttagaccagtggtcaccaaccctgttcctggagatctacctacCTTCCGGTTTTAGTTGAAGAAGATCTTTAGAACTTCTCAGGAACTTCTTCAGGCTTCTCATGAATATATGGTCAAGttggcatgattatggttggagctaaaatcttcaggaaggtaggtagatctccaggagcAGGGTTGGTGACTACTACTTTAGACCATCACTCTAATTCATCATTATGCTGATTTCTGTTATTCTTAATCCAGCATGTCTCTGGTACATCGCTACAcagttatataaaatatagctgcaagcagcgattaaGGGAGCCAAGCACtttgttttgtacttttgttcgtgtatttaatgtcatttgtagttaaatgtttttttcccatttggAATTTTATGTTTTTAGGTATCATCTTTGGATATCTTCGTTTTGATTTGGAGATTTTCGCTGTGTCCgcacaatgacaataaaaaccgaAT contains these protein-coding regions:
- the ube2al gene encoding ubiquitin-conjugating enzyme E2 A isoform X1, whose amino-acid sequence is MSTPARRRLMRDFKRLQEDPPAGVSGAPSENNIMVWNAVIFGPEGTPFEDGTFKLTVEFTEEYPNKPPTVRFVSKMFHPNVYADGSICLDILQNRWSPTYDVSSILTSIQSLLDEPNPNSPANSQAAQLYQENKREYEKRVSAIVEQSWRDS
- the ube2al gene encoding ubiquitin-conjugating enzyme E2 A isoform X2, with product MFSGLQEDPPAGVSGAPSENNIMVWNAVIFGPEGTPFEDGTFKLTVEFTEEYPNKPPTVRFVSKMFHPNVYADGSICLDILQNRWSPTYDVSSILTSIQSLLDEPNPNSPANSQAAQLYQENKREYEKRVSAIVEQSWRDS
- the ing1 gene encoding inhibitor of growth protein 1 — its product is MLNPAANGESVHVLSSYVEEYLELVESLPLDLQRYVSVMREIDAKYQEILRELTDVYEKHKQESDPVQRRRLLQHIQRSLIRTQELGDEKLQIAGQMVELVENRTRQFEWQVELFQASQSSPESTVSVGSIASPAVTPVNVTPLPTPLMSLAKTGAERKREETPGSCDKVSGKRSRRQKSGSENRDNNNYGLEHSDDTVSVVTPKEKKARTSSTSSTKKKKRSKAKQEREASPTDLPIDPNEPTYCLCEQVSYGEMICCDNDKCPIEWFHFSCVDLHHKPKGKWYCPKCRGDNEKTMDKTLERPKKERAYNR